One Microvirga lotononidis genomic window carries:
- a CDS encoding AraC family transcriptional regulator: MEPDLEVVQIRPGESFAAWSHGYPYRTVRWHFHPEYELHQVVATKGRYFVGDFIGEFDPCNLVLTGPNLPHNWVSDVPKDRVVPLRCRIIQFSEGFISGAMTALPELAALSPVLESSRRGVLFSRETSHEIAPLMAEMMDAQGVRRIELFMLIAGLLSRVTGSRMLASASYLPDPSGYMSVGINKALAFIRENLTQPFGEANLAAIASQSTSSFSRAFRQHTGMSLVQYVKRLRINLACQILMSDEQASIISICYEVGYNNLSNFNRQFLAEKGMTPSQFRRLLLDNGNAAKTAMSSQGGARQYHLNPRENGRAPHEGPQEEVLC, translated from the coding sequence ATGGAGCCGGATCTAGAAGTCGTTCAGATAAGGCCTGGCGAGTCGTTCGCCGCCTGGTCGCACGGCTATCCCTATCGCACGGTGCGCTGGCACTTTCATCCCGAATACGAACTGCATCAGGTGGTTGCCACCAAGGGGCGCTATTTCGTCGGCGACTTCATCGGCGAATTCGATCCCTGCAATCTGGTGCTCACCGGACCGAACCTTCCGCACAACTGGGTGAGCGATGTTCCAAAGGACAGGGTCGTTCCCCTCCGCTGCCGCATCATCCAGTTCAGCGAGGGCTTCATCAGCGGAGCCATGACGGCGCTGCCTGAACTCGCAGCGCTGTCGCCGGTCCTGGAATCCTCCCGGCGCGGGGTTCTCTTCAGCCGGGAGACGAGCCATGAGATTGCTCCTCTGATGGCCGAGATGATGGACGCACAGGGCGTGCGCCGCATTGAATTGTTCATGTTGATCGCCGGATTGCTGAGCCGTGTGACGGGATCGCGGATGCTGGCCAGCGCCAGCTACCTGCCTGACCCGTCGGGGTACATGTCTGTCGGGATTAACAAGGCGCTTGCCTTTATCCGCGAGAACCTGACACAGCCCTTCGGCGAGGCGAATCTTGCGGCGATTGCCAGCCAATCGACAAGCAGTTTCTCGCGCGCCTTTCGCCAGCACACGGGCATGTCCCTGGTGCAGTACGTCAAGCGATTACGCATCAATCTCGCATGCCAAATCCTGATGAGTGACGAGCAGGCCTCGATCATCAGCATCTGCTATGAGGTCGGCTACAATAATCTGTCCAATTTCAACCGCCAATTCTTGGCCGAAAAAGGCATGACGCCCTCTCAGTTCCGGCGTCTTCTGCTCGACAACGGCAACGCGGCCAAGACGGCCATGTCTTCTCAGGGAGGCGCCAGACAATACCACCTCAATCCACGAGAGAACGGCCGGGCCCCGCACGAGGGCCCGCAGGAAGAAGTGCTCTGCTGA
- a CDS encoding response regulator yields the protein MLALSSGMPGPNPHPRALILVVEDETLVRMTLVDVLEDVGFKVIEAAHADEALRVLSTVSDIHAVVTDVEIPRGSIDGFELARRVCLDRQDIGS from the coding sequence GGCCCGAATCCCCACCCGCGTGCTCTCATTCTGGTCGTCGAGGACGAGACACTCGTCCGGATGACCCTCGTGGATGTGCTGGAAGATGTCGGCTTCAAGGTGATCGAGGCCGCTCATGCCGACGAGGCGCTGCGGGTGCTGAGTACCGTCTCCGACATCCATGCGGTGGTCACCGACGTGGAGATACCACGGGGCAGCATCGATGGCTTTGAGCTGGCCCGCAGGGTCTGTTTGGATCGGCAGGACATCGGGTCCTGA
- a CDS encoding ABC transporter substrate-binding protein: protein MIKSSWKLGGLATLTLSLLVGTGVAMAQNAKLTNATVAFLMPDQASTRYEEHDFPGFKAEMEKLCPTCKVIYQNADANVSRQQQQFNSAVSQGAKVIVLDPVDSAAAASLVKQAQGQGIKVIAYDRPIPDAKADFYVSFDNQAIGKSIADSLVQHLKKSNVTAGSGMGVLQINGSPTDAAAGLIKKGIHEGLDNSGYPILAEFDTPEWAPPKAQQWASGQITRFNKNILGVVAANDGTAGGAIAAFKAAGMNPVPPVTGNDATIAALQLIIAGDQYNTISKPSEIVAAAAANVAIQLLGGETPKADTTLFNTPSKLFVPAVITADNLKAEIINKNINTAEQLCSGRYAEGCKKLGITQ from the coding sequence ATGATCAAGTCTTCATGGAAACTCGGCGGCCTCGCGACGCTGACTCTGTCCCTGCTCGTCGGAACCGGCGTTGCCATGGCCCAGAACGCGAAGCTGACCAACGCCACGGTGGCGTTCCTGATGCCCGATCAGGCCTCCACCCGCTATGAGGAGCACGACTTCCCCGGCTTCAAGGCCGAGATGGAAAAGCTCTGCCCGACCTGCAAGGTCATCTATCAGAATGCCGATGCGAACGTGTCGCGCCAGCAGCAGCAATTCAACTCCGCGGTCTCGCAGGGTGCGAAGGTGATCGTGCTCGACCCGGTCGATTCCGCCGCAGCCGCCTCGCTGGTGAAGCAAGCGCAGGGCCAGGGCATCAAGGTGATTGCCTATGATCGCCCAATCCCCGATGCGAAGGCCGATTTCTACGTCTCGTTCGACAATCAGGCCATCGGCAAGTCCATCGCGGATTCGCTGGTGCAGCACCTGAAGAAATCCAATGTCACGGCCGGGAGCGGCATGGGAGTTCTGCAGATCAACGGCTCACCGACCGACGCGGCTGCGGGCCTGATCAAGAAGGGTATCCACGAGGGTCTCGACAACAGCGGCTACCCGATACTGGCGGAATTCGACACGCCGGAATGGGCGCCCCCGAAGGCGCAGCAATGGGCCAGCGGCCAGATCACCCGCTTCAACAAGAACATTCTCGGCGTGGTGGCGGCAAATGACGGCACGGCAGGCGGCGCCATCGCGGCGTTCAAGGCTGCCGGCATGAACCCGGTTCCGCCCGTCACCGGCAACGATGCGACGATTGCGGCCCTGCAGCTGATCATCGCCGGCGATCAGTACAACACGATCTCCAAGCCGAGCGAGATCGTGGCCGCCGCCGCTGCGAATGTCGCCATTCAACTCCTGGGCGGCGAAACGCCGAAAGCCGACACGACGCTCTTCAACACGCCGTCCAAGCTGTTCGTGCCTGCCGTAATCACGGCGGATAACCTGAAGGCGGAGATCATCAACAAGAACATCAATACAGCCGAACAGCTCTGCTCGGGCCGTTATGCGGAAGGCTGCAAGAAGCTGGGCATCACCCAGTAA
- a CDS encoding SDR family oxidoreductase yields the protein MSEKLSGKVAAITGAASGIGLECARILLAEGARVVLVDRDEEALKTVCAELGPQALPLRTDVTDPASVSRMMPQILEQAGQLDIFHANAGSYVGGEILKGDPDAWDRMLNLNINAVFRSVHAVLPHMVERKTGDIIVTSSIAGLVPVVWEPIYTASKHAIQAFVHTVRRQVAPYGLRVGAVAPGPVVTALIKDWPKDKLDAELAAGGLMQPMEVAEAVLFMLTRPRNVTIRDLVILPQSNDL from the coding sequence ATGAGTGAGAAACTATCCGGAAAAGTTGCCGCCATCACCGGAGCGGCCTCCGGCATCGGCCTCGAATGCGCCCGGATCCTCCTCGCCGAAGGTGCGCGGGTCGTGCTGGTCGACCGCGACGAGGAAGCGTTGAAAACCGTCTGCGCCGAACTTGGCCCGCAGGCCCTTCCCCTGCGCACCGACGTCACCGATCCGGCGAGCGTCTCGCGCATGATGCCGCAGATCCTCGAGCAGGCAGGCCAGCTCGACATCTTTCACGCTAATGCCGGCTCCTATGTTGGCGGTGAGATTCTGAAAGGCGATCCCGATGCTTGGGACCGCATGCTGAATCTCAACATCAATGCTGTGTTCCGCTCCGTCCATGCCGTGCTTCCGCATATGGTGGAGCGCAAGACCGGCGACATCATCGTGACAAGCTCCATCGCAGGCCTGGTCCCCGTGGTGTGGGAGCCGATCTACACCGCCTCCAAACACGCCATACAGGCCTTCGTGCATACGGTCCGACGACAGGTCGCCCCGTACGGCCTACGCGTCGGCGCCGTCGCACCCGGACCTGTGGTCACGGCCCTGATCAAGGACTGGCCAAAGGACAAGCTGGATGCGGAGCTGGCCGCAGGCGGCCTGATGCAGCCCATGGAAGTGGCCGAAGCGGTCCTCTTCATGCTGACGAGACCCCGCAACGTCACCATTCGCGATCTAGTCATCCTGCCGCAGAGCAACGACCTGTAG
- a CDS encoding ATP-binding cassette domain-containing protein produces MARTQEPRNTREPVLSLRGISKHFGAVSALTDIDLDVHAGEVVALVGDNGAGKSTLVKILAGVHQPSSGSITFRGKPVTLPDPSAALALGIATVFQDLALCENLDVVANIFLGRELSPYRLDEVSMELKAWTLLNELSARIPSVREPVASLSGGQRQTVAIARSLLLEPKLILLDEPTAALGVAQTAEVLDLIERISDRGLGVIMISHNMEDVRAVADRIVVLRLGRNNGVFEPDSSNQELVSAITGAANNSVSRRASRRQAQSTQGPALEERP; encoded by the coding sequence ATGGCCAGAACCCAGGAGCCGCGCAATACGCGCGAACCAGTGCTCAGCCTGCGCGGCATCTCGAAGCATTTCGGTGCCGTTTCGGCTTTGACCGACATCGATCTGGACGTGCATGCAGGTGAGGTCGTGGCCCTTGTCGGCGACAACGGCGCGGGCAAGTCGACGCTCGTCAAGATCCTGGCGGGAGTGCACCAGCCGAGCTCCGGATCGATCACCTTCCGCGGCAAGCCGGTGACACTCCCCGATCCCAGCGCGGCGCTCGCCCTCGGGATCGCGACCGTATTTCAGGATCTCGCCCTGTGCGAAAACCTCGATGTGGTCGCCAACATCTTCCTCGGCCGCGAGCTCAGCCCCTACCGGCTCGACGAGGTGTCCATGGAGCTGAAGGCTTGGACCCTGCTCAACGAATTGTCCGCGCGCATCCCCAGCGTGCGGGAGCCCGTAGCCTCCCTCTCGGGCGGCCAGCGCCAAACCGTCGCCATCGCGCGCTCGCTGCTGCTCGAGCCCAAGCTCATTCTGCTGGACGAGCCCACGGCCGCCCTCGGCGTCGCGCAGACGGCCGAGGTGCTCGACCTGATCGAGCGCATCAGCGATCGGGGCCTCGGGGTCATCATGATCAGCCACAACATGGAGGACGTGCGCGCCGTCGCGGACCGCATCGTCGTGCTCAGGCTCGGCCGCAACAACGGCGTCTTCGAGCCCGATTCGTCGAACCAGGAACTCGTCAGCGCCATCACGGGCGCGGCGAACAACTCGGTCTCGCGCCGCGCCAGCCGACGCCAAGCGCAAAGCACGCAAGGCCCGGCACTGGAGGAACGCCCATGA
- a CDS encoding sugar ABC transporter permease: MTKGAEQNAQAAPLLDRRDERVKHAEGIGGSARAFWDRIRSGDLGSLPVVVGLAIIWTVFQSLNPVFLAPNNLVNLLFDCSTVGVIALGIVCILIVGEIDLSVGSVSGFASALIGVLWVNQGWPVAIAILAALVFGVLIGALYAVLFNRFGMPSFVVTLAGLLSILGLQLYLLGSTGSINLPYEAPLVNFGQLLVMPDPVSYALAALPGIVMFVLGYRTAARRREAGLSPQPLTSLLLRCVLVTVVLGFVVYYLNLDRGIPWMFGLFVGLVVIMNYALTRTKWGRQMLAVGGNREAARRAGINVRFIYMTAFMLCSGLAAAGGILSAARLASASQQAGTGDINLNAIAAAVIGGTSLFGGRGSAYSALLGIIVIQSIASGLTLLDLSSSLRYMITGAVLAIAVIVDSLARRSRVSHGRA; encoded by the coding sequence ATGACCAAGGGTGCAGAGCAGAACGCGCAGGCCGCTCCGCTTCTCGACCGCAGGGACGAGCGCGTGAAGCACGCGGAAGGCATCGGTGGCTCGGCCCGCGCTTTTTGGGACAGGATCCGCTCCGGCGATCTCGGCTCGCTTCCGGTGGTGGTCGGCCTGGCGATCATCTGGACAGTCTTTCAAAGCCTCAATCCGGTGTTCTTGGCGCCGAACAATCTCGTCAATCTTCTGTTCGATTGCTCGACGGTCGGCGTGATCGCGCTCGGAATCGTGTGCATCCTGATTGTCGGCGAAATCGATCTGTCGGTGGGATCGGTCAGCGGATTCGCATCCGCGCTCATCGGCGTGCTGTGGGTCAACCAGGGCTGGCCCGTCGCGATCGCTATTCTGGCGGCGCTCGTCTTCGGCGTTCTGATAGGCGCGCTCTATGCGGTCCTGTTCAACCGCTTCGGTATGCCGAGCTTCGTGGTGACCCTCGCGGGCCTTCTGTCCATCCTGGGCCTGCAGCTCTACCTGCTCGGCTCCACCGGCTCGATCAACCTGCCCTATGAAGCGCCCCTGGTGAACTTCGGCCAGTTGCTCGTGATGCCGGATCCCGTTTCCTACGCCCTTGCGGCTCTCCCCGGGATCGTGATGTTCGTGCTGGGCTACCGCACTGCAGCCCGGAGGCGCGAAGCAGGATTGTCGCCTCAGCCGCTGACCAGCCTGCTCCTGCGCTGCGTTCTGGTCACCGTCGTTCTCGGATTCGTCGTCTATTACCTCAACCTCGATCGCGGTATCCCGTGGATGTTCGGCCTCTTCGTGGGCCTCGTCGTGATAATGAACTATGCCCTCACGCGCACGAAATGGGGCCGCCAGATGCTGGCGGTCGGCGGCAATCGTGAGGCCGCGCGCCGCGCGGGCATCAATGTGCGCTTCATCTACATGACCGCGTTCATGCTCTGCTCGGGCCTTGCCGCGGCCGGAGGCATTCTCTCCGCCGCGCGTCTTGCGTCCGCGAGCCAGCAGGCGGGCACCGGCGACATCAATCTGAACGCCATCGCCGCCGCCGTCATCGGTGGGACCAGCCTGTTCGGCGGCCGCGGCAGCGCCTATTCGGCCCTGCTCGGCATCATCGTCATCCAGTCGATCGCAAGCGGACTGACGCTCCTCGATCTCTCCTCATCGCTCCGGTACATGATCACTGGCGCCGTGCTGGCCATTGCAGTCATCGTCGACTCCTTAGCGCGTCGCTCGCGCGTATCCCATGGTCGGGCCTGA